A single region of the Prevotella sp. HUN102 genome encodes:
- a CDS encoding desulfoferrodoxin family protein, with product MAKRNEVYKCSECGNLVEVLVSSDKGLCGFEQLTENTTDAATEKHVPVVEKIEGGYRVTVGEVEHPMTEAHSIQWIELITENNEVLRKYLDPTEKPVAEFKTDAKNVYAREYCNLHGLWRSK from the coding sequence ATGGCAAAGAGAAACGAAGTATATAAGTGTAGTGAGTGTGGTAATTTGGTAGAAGTTCTCGTATCTTCTGACAAGGGACTTTGTGGTTTCGAGCAGCTGACAGAGAACACAACAGATGCTGCAACAGAAAAGCACGTACCAGTAGTGGAGAAAATTGAAGGCGGCTATCGTGTAACTGTTGGCGAAGTTGAGCACCCAATGACCGAAGCTCACTCTATACAGTGGATTGAATTGATTACAGAGAACAACGAAGTTCTGCGCAAATATCTTGATCCAACAGAGAAGCCGGTTGCTGAGTTTAAGACAGACGCTAAGAATGTTTACGCCCGCGAATACTGCAACCTCCACGGTCTTTGGAGATCTAAGTAA